From a region of the Helicobacter hepaticus ATCC 51449 genome:
- the era gene encoding GTPase Era, which produces MQIESISNQTLPTRAGFVATLGRPNAGKSTLLNHLLGENLALVSHKANATRKQLQLIVPYAPLNAQIIFVDTPGIHHQEKLLNQYMLSQALRALSDYDMALYLAPVSDDIGHYEHFLELSQGKKHILLLSKIDTCTNEEILHKIAQYQRFSDTFLELLPVSVKKGFDREKILHTIASHLPFSPFLYDEEILSNASLKEIYKEMIRQSLFENLSDEIPYEADVVIKKFEESAEQDRIFAHIIVEKSSQKGVVIGKGGSSIKRISKCARQKIESLSSKAIFLKLDVEVYKGWSKQRDTLKKIGYDFTL; this is translated from the coding sequence ATGCAAATAGAATCCATAAGTAATCAAACCTTGCCAACTCGTGCGGGATTTGTAGCGACACTTGGCAGACCAAATGCTGGAAAATCTACTTTGCTTAATCATCTTTTGGGAGAGAATCTCGCACTTGTTTCGCATAAGGCAAATGCTACGCGCAAGCAACTCCAACTCATCGTGCCTTATGCACCACTCAATGCACAGATTATCTTTGTGGATACGCCGGGTATTCATCATCAAGAAAAATTGCTCAATCAATATATGCTCTCTCAAGCTCTTAGGGCTCTAAGTGATTATGATATGGCATTATATCTTGCTCCTGTAAGCGATGATATAGGGCATTATGAGCATTTTTTAGAGCTTTCTCAAGGCAAAAAACATATTTTACTTTTAAGTAAAATTGATACTTGCACAAATGAAGAGATTTTACATAAAATTGCTCAATATCAACGCTTTAGCGATACTTTTTTAGAATTATTACCTGTAAGCGTGAAAAAAGGATTTGATAGAGAAAAAATATTGCATACCATTGCTTCACATCTACCTTTTTCGCCGTTTTTGTATGATGAAGAGATACTCTCTAATGCTTCGCTCAAAGAGATTTATAAAGAAATGATTCGTCAGAGTTTATTTGAGAATCTAAGTGATGAGATTCCATACGAGGCTGATGTGGTGATTAAAAAATTTGAAGAAAGTGCAGAGCAAGATAGAATCTTTGCTCATATTATTGTGGAAAAATCAAGTCAAAAAGGCGTTGTCATCGGCAAAGGAGGCAGCAGTATCAAACGCATTAGTAAGTGCGCGCGTCAAAAGATAGAATCTCTTAGCTCTAAAGCGATTTTTTTAAAGCTTGATGTTGAGGTATATAAAGGTTGGAGCAAACAAAGGGATACATTGAAAAAAATAGGATATGATTTCACCTTATAA
- a CDS encoding L,D-transpeptidase Cds6 family protein, with product MKLCRVLWCILALSFMEHIYALDMQLVGLVNEYKKNGIGAIESKLESYLSDKEYWAEYLKENATEYGYFEDLKFLFVSNKSTPSLQLYQLKDSKLQEIGNSPALVAKGKGNKKKEGDLTTPIGSYDLNARLTGLDQYYGPLAFSTNYPNVYDQSLKKTGGGIWIHGLPLNGNREDINTRGCIAIDNELLKKYDKIIDWKKTMLITYEGIFKPTSVDELSIVLSQLYQWKNAWQKNDLQTYLNFYDEKNFFRPDGMSFKSFREHKKNIFAKNESKNIRISHINVSIYPNESHRNMYRISFFQDYKAFLNGKPSFSSAGQKDMYVLVENGKIKILSER from the coding sequence ATGAAATTATGCAGGGTGCTTTGGTGTATATTGGCACTAAGCTTTATGGAGCATATTTATGCTTTAGATATGCAGCTTGTAGGTTTAGTTAATGAATACAAAAAAAATGGTATAGGTGCGATAGAATCTAAGCTTGAGAGTTATTTGTCAGATAAAGAGTATTGGGCAGAATATCTCAAAGAAAACGCCACAGAGTATGGATACTTTGAAGATTTGAAATTTTTGTTTGTATCAAATAAATCTACCCCATCGCTCCAACTCTATCAGCTTAAAGATTCTAAACTCCAAGAGATTGGCAACTCACCAGCACTTGTTGCAAAAGGTAAGGGTAATAAGAAAAAAGAGGGTGATTTGACAACGCCCATTGGCTCTTATGATTTAAATGCTCGTCTTACAGGATTAGACCAATATTATGGACCTTTGGCATTTTCTACAAATTATCCTAATGTGTATGACCAGTCTCTAAAAAAAACAGGTGGTGGGATTTGGATTCACGGATTGCCTTTAAATGGTAATAGAGAGGATATTAATACGCGCGGGTGCATTGCTATTGATAATGAGCTTTTGAAAAAGTATGACAAAATTATTGATTGGAAAAAAACTATGCTCATTACCTATGAGGGAATATTTAAACCCACAAGTGTAGATGAGCTCTCAATAGTGCTTTCTCAACTCTATCAATGGAAAAATGCGTGGCAAAAAAATGATTTGCAAACTTATTTAAATTTTTATGATGAAAAAAATTTTTTTCGCCCCGATGGTATGAGTTTTAAATCTTTCAGAGAGCATAAGAAAAATATTTTTGCTAAAAATGAAAGCAAAAATATACGCATTTCTCATATCAATGTATCTATTTATCCAAATGAATCACATCGCAATATGTATCGTATAAGTTTTTTCCAAGACTATAAAGCTTTTCTTAATGGTAAGCCAAGTTTTAGCTCTGCGGGGCAAAAAGATATGTATGTGCTCGTAGAAAATGGGAAAATCAAGATACTAAGTGAGCGATAG